One stretch of Tenrec ecaudatus isolate mTenEca1 chromosome 18, mTenEca1.hap1, whole genome shotgun sequence DNA includes these proteins:
- the SLC7A10 gene encoding asc-type amino acid transporter 1, protein MAGHTQQPSARGNSVRAPSPSPGRGPGPGASERVALKKEIGLVSACTIIIGNIIGSGIFISPKGVLEHSGSVGLALFVWVLGGGITALGSLCYAELGVAIPKSGGDYAYVTEIFGGLAGFLLLWSAVLIMYPTSLAVISMTFSNYVLQPVFPNCIPSSTASRMLSMACLMLLTWVNSSSVRWATRIQDIFTGGKLLALSLIIGVGFVQIFQGHFEELRPSNAFSFWMTPSVGHLALAFLQGSFAFSGWNFLNYVTEELVDPRKNLPRAIFISIPLVTFVYTFTNVAYFTAMSPQELLSSNAVAVTFGEKLLGYFSWVMPASVALSTFGGINGYLFTSSRLCFSGAREGHLPSLLAMIHVQRCTPIPALLVCCGATAVIMLVGDTYTLINYVSFINYLCYGVTILGLLVLRWRRPALHRPIKVNLLVPVAYLVFWAFLLVFSFISEPMVCGVGVIIILTGVPVFFLGAFWRSKPKCLHRLTESMTRWGQELCFVVYPQGPPEEEENGPCLPSALPTSDRPRKTH, encoded by the exons ATGGCCGGCCACACGCAGCAGCCGAGCGCGCGCGGGAACTCTGTCCGTGCGCCCTCACCCTCCCCCGGCCGGGGGCCAGGCCCGGGCGCCTCGGAGCGGGTGGCGCTCAAGAAGGAGATCGGGCTGGTGAGCGCCTGCACCATCATCATCG GGAACATCATCGGCTCGGGCATCTTCATCTCCCCCAAGGGTGTCTTGGAGCACTCGGGCTCCGTGGGCCTGGCCCTCTTCGTCTGGGTCCTGGgtgggggcatcacagccctgggCTCGCTGTGCTACGCTGAGCTGGGAGTCGCCATCCCCAAGTCCGGTGGGGACTACGCTTATGTCACAGAGATCTTCGGGGGCCTGGCTGG cttcctgctgctctggagcgCCGTCCTCATCATGTACCCCACCAGCCTGGCCGTCATCTCCATGACCTTCTCCAACTACGTGCTGCAGCCCGTGTTCCCCAACTGCATCCCGTCCTCCACCGCCTCTCGCATGCTCTCCATGGCCTGCCTGA TGCTGCTGACGTGGGTGAACAGCTCCAGCGTGCGCTGGGCCACGCGCATCCAAGACATCTTCACAGGCGGGAAGCTGCTGGCCCTCTCGCTCATCATTGGCGTGGGCTTCGTCCAGATCTTCCAAG GGCACTTTGAGGAGCTGAGGCCCAGCAATGCCTTCTCCTTCTGGATGACACCTTCTGTGGGTCACCTGGccctggcattcctccagggctcctttgccttCAGCGGTTGGAACTTCCTGAACTACGTCACCGAGGAGCTGGTGGACCCTCGGAA GAACCTACCTCGAGCCATCTTCATCTCCATCCCCCTGGTCACCTTTGTGTACACATTCACCAACGTGGCCTACTTCACGGCCATGTCCCCCCAGGAGCTGCTGTCCTCCAATGCCGTGGCTGTG ACCTTCGGGGAGAAGCTGCTGGGCTACTTCTCCTGGGTCATGCCAGCCTCCGTGGCTCTTTCCACATTTGGAGGGATCAACGGTTACCTGTTCACCTCCTCCAG ACTCTGCTTCTCTGGAGCCCGGGAGGGACACCTGCCCAGCCTGCTGGCCATGATCCATGTCCAGCGCTGTACCCCCATCCCCGCCCTCCTGGTCTGT TGTGGGGCCACGGCGGTCATCATGCTTGTGGGAGACACATACACCCTCATCAATTACGTATCCTTCATCAACTACCTCTGCTACGGCGTCACCATCCTGGGTCTGCTTGTACTGCGCTGGAGGCGGCCAGCCCTCCACAGACCCATCAAG GTGAACCTCCTGGTCCCGGTGGCGTACTTGGTCTTCTGGGCGTTCCTGTTGGTGTTCAGCTTCATCTCGGAGCCCATGGTGTGCGGCGTCGGGGTCATCATCATCCTCACGGGGGTGCCCGTTTTCTTCCTGGGGGCATTTTGGAGGAGCAAACCAAAGTGTTTGCACAGACTCACAG AGTCCATGACACGCTGGGGCCAGGAGCTGTGTTTTGTGGTCTACCCCCAGGGCCCCCcggaggaggaggaaaatggaCCATGCCTGCCGTCCGCACTGCCCACCTCAGACAGGCCCCGGAAGACACACTGA